A genomic window from Pirellulales bacterium includes:
- a CDS encoding EutN/CcmL family microcompartment protein: MFVAKVTGSVVSTHKVESMTGRKLLVVEPYRIDPDTRGSLKTTGRTFIAIDTVGAGEGEFVLITQGSSARLTPETKNLPIDTVIIGIVDQVQVDNQTVFRREDS; encoded by the coding sequence ATGTTTGTCGCTAAAGTTACCGGATCCGTGGTTTCCACGCACAAGGTTGAGTCGATGACCGGCCGCAAGTTGCTGGTGGTCGAGCCGTACCGCATCGATCCCGACACCCGCGGCAGCCTGAAAACGACGGGCCGCACGTTTATCGCCATCGATACGGTGGGGGCGGGTGAGGGAGAGTTTGTCCTGATTACCCAGGGGTCGAGCGCGCGGCTGACGCCCGAGACCAAAAATCTGCCCATCGACACGGTCATCATTGGGATTGTTGATCAAGTGCAAGTCGATAATCAAACGGTTTTTCGACGGGAAGATAGTTGA
- the purN gene encoding phosphoribosylglycinamide formyltransferase has protein sequence MRITVLISGGGTTLRNLLDHQQALPSGSQIIQVISSNSQSPGLALARGAGIAAISLNPRDYHHSDPTAGLAAFSQEIFKHCRKEQSDLIVCAGFLKKLIIPDDFWLKSINIHPSLLPAFGGAGMYGLRVHAAALAAGVKLSGCTVHFVDNQYDQGPIIAQSAVPVLAGDTPVSLAARVFAAECELYPRVIRWLAEGRVRLRDNRVEVI, from the coding sequence ATGCGTATCACTGTCTTAATCTCGGGTGGGGGGACCACGCTTCGGAATTTGCTGGATCACCAGCAAGCCCTTCCGTCGGGCAGTCAAATCATTCAAGTCATATCCAGCAACTCTCAATCTCCCGGCCTAGCCCTGGCTCGTGGGGCAGGGATTGCCGCGATCTCCCTCAATCCGCGGGATTATCATCATTCCGATCCCACCGCTGGATTAGCCGCATTTAGCCAGGAAATCTTTAAGCATTGCCGAAAAGAGCAGTCGGATTTGATAGTTTGTGCTGGATTTTTAAAGAAACTGATCATTCCTGATGACTTTTGGCTGAAATCTATCAATATTCACCCTTCGCTTCTTCCCGCTTTTGGGGGGGCGGGGATGTACGGCCTGCGGGTGCATGCGGCGGCCTTGGCCGCGGGGGTCAAACTAAGCGGGTGTACGGTCCATTTCGTGGATAATCAATACGATCAGGGGCCGATTATCGCTCAGAGCGCTGTCCCGGTACTGGCGGGAGATACGCCAGTTTCGCTAGCGGCGCGGGTGTTTGCCGCTGAATGCGAGCTTTACCCGCGGGTCATTCGCTGGCTAGCGGAAGGGCGGGTGAGGCTGCGCGATAATCGCGTGGAAGTGATCTGA
- a CDS encoding aldehyde dehydrogenase family protein, whose translation MQATETLIRSVVQQVLAELKGSPLANGAHATAGRGYTGRFGIFQSVDEATTAATEAFERLSERTLADRKRIIDHIRRISIDQCVELGTLEMQETKIGRLAHKIEKLKTLGERTPGVEFLRSEVFSGDHGLAVIEHAPFGVIGCITPVTHSLPTITGNAVSMLAGGNTLVVNPHPSGKKVAVEGVRRFNQAIYADLGIDNLICVLAEPTLETASALFAHRDVKLICVTGGPAVARAAMQSSKRAIVAGPGNPPVVVDETADLDRAARAIIQGGAYDNNLLCIAEKEVFVVASVMDQLLVAMERAGAIRLNSVEIEKLTAQAITSTGEGSHKHDVAAKEFIGQDAAVLARAIGKTVPPQTELLFGETTVANPFVPVEQMMPFIPFVRCRDVDECIALAKHYEHGFRHTAIIHSNNVRNMTKMGRALDTTLFVKNGPCMAALGLGGEGYLSFSIATPTGEGVTTPLTFTRERRCSLIDDLRILGGKSN comes from the coding sequence ATGCAAGCCACCGAAACACTCATTCGCAGCGTTGTCCAGCAGGTATTGGCGGAGCTAAAGGGTTCGCCGCTGGCGAATGGCGCGCACGCCACGGCGGGTCGGGGGTATACGGGTCGTTTTGGCATCTTTCAGTCCGTGGACGAGGCGACCACGGCCGCGACCGAGGCTTTTGAGCGACTCAGCGAACGCACCCTGGCCGACCGCAAGCGGATCATTGATCATATCCGGCGGATTTCCATCGACCAGTGCGTGGAACTGGGGACGCTGGAAATGCAAGAAACCAAAATTGGCCGCCTGGCCCATAAGATCGAAAAGCTCAAAACGCTGGGCGAGCGGACGCCGGGGGTGGAGTTTTTGCGGAGCGAAGTCTTTAGCGGCGATCACGGTTTGGCCGTGATAGAGCACGCTCCCTTTGGCGTGATTGGCTGTATCACGCCGGTGACGCACTCTCTACCCACCATTACCGGCAACGCCGTTAGCATGTTGGCGGGAGGAAACACGCTGGTGGTCAATCCGCATCCCAGCGGCAAAAAAGTCGCGGTCGAAGGGGTGCGGCGCTTTAATCAGGCCATCTATGCCGATTTGGGAATCGATAATCTGATTTGCGTCCTGGCCGAACCGACGCTAGAGACCGCCAGCGCGCTCTTTGCCCATCGCGATGTCAAGCTAATCTGCGTGACCGGCGGGCCCGCGGTCGCGCGGGCGGCCATGCAATCGAGCAAGCGGGCCATCGTGGCCGGGCCGGGAAATCCCCCGGTGGTCGTGGACGAAACAGCCGATCTGGACCGGGCCGCCCGCGCGATCATCCAGGGGGGCGCCTATGACAACAACCTGCTCTGCATCGCCGAAAAAGAAGTTTTCGTCGTGGCGAGTGTCATGGATCAATTGCTGGTCGCCATGGAACGGGCGGGAGCCATCCGCCTGAATAGCGTGGAAATCGAAAAGCTGACCGCCCAAGCGATCACCAGCACGGGGGAGGGGAGCCACAAGCATGACGTGGCGGCCAAGGAATTCATCGGCCAAGATGCCGCCGTCCTAGCGCGGGCGATTGGCAAAACAGTCCCGCCCCAAACCGAACTGCTCTTTGGCGAAACGACCGTGGCCAACCCCTTTGTGCCGGTTGAACAAATGATGCCCTTTATCCCATTTGTCCGCTGCCGCGATGTGGATGAATGCATCGCCCTGGCCAAGCATTATGAGCACGGATTTCGCCATACGGCCATCATTCACAGTAATAATGTGCGCAACATGACCAAAATGGGCCGCGCGCTGGATACCACGCTCTTTGTCAAAAATGGCCCCTGCATGGCCGCCTTGGGCCTTGGGGGAGAGGGCTACTTAAGTTTTTCCATCGCGACGCCCACCGGTGAAGGAGTGACCACGCCGCTGACGTTTACCCGCGAACGCCGCTGCTCATTGATTGATGATCTGCGGATTCTGGGAGGGAAATCAAATTAA
- a CDS encoding EutN/CcmL family microcompartment protein, protein MRIGKVIGTVTLNRQHPAMTGARYKLVVPQSLANLAGDNMSPAEELTVYDDLGAGEGSMIAFSEGGEAAQPFRPVFKPVDAYCAALLDQIVIYPAT, encoded by the coding sequence ATGCGTATCGGCAAAGTTATCGGCACCGTCACGCTTAATCGCCAGCATCCGGCGATGACCGGGGCGCGGTACAAACTTGTTGTGCCGCAGTCGCTGGCGAATTTAGCGGGGGATAACATGTCCCCGGCGGAGGAATTGACCGTGTATGACGATTTGGGGGCGGGGGAGGGGAGTATGATCGCCTTTAGCGAAGGGGGAGAGGCGGCCCAGCCGTTTCGGCCCGTTTTTAAGCCCGTCGATGCGTACTGCGCGGCGCTGTTAGATCAAATTGTAATTTATCCCGCGACCTGA
- a CDS encoding DUF1501 domain-containing protein yields MNLATELQAEIQKYLTRRWFLRDCGVKLGALGLASMLGNTLGNGPNGAIAAGGNDAKTGPMAPKQPHFPPKAKRVVYLFQAGAPSHLELFDNKPELAKWDGKLPPAELLKGYRAAFITPNSSLLGPKFKFAKYGQSGAELSELLPHTAKIADELCIVKSLATDAFNHAPAQIMMNTGSMQFGRPSMGSWVTYGLGTENQDLPGFVVFSTGQKGTSGGASNYGCGFLPTVYQGVPFRGVGDPVLFLSNPAGIDQQTQRETLDAIKLLNEEHLAKQGDPEIATRINSYELAYRMQGIAPEIMDLNQESKETLEMYGAEPGKMSYANSCLLARRLLERGVRFVQVFHEAWDHHGGLVGGLKEQCGNTDKASAALVADLKQRGLLDDTLVIWGGEFGRTPMNQGGADGRDHHPNAFTMWFAGGGVKKGHTIGASDEFGFNAVEDRLHVNDLHATLLHLLGFDHEKLTVRFQGLDFRLTGVQGEVMKKMIA; encoded by the coding sequence ATGAACCTTGCCACCGAACTCCAAGCCGAAATTCAAAAATACCTCACCCGTCGCTGGTTCTTGCGCGATTGCGGGGTTAAGCTGGGCGCGCTGGGTCTGGCGTCAATGTTGGGAAACACACTCGGCAATGGTCCTAACGGGGCCATTGCGGCTGGTGGTAATGACGCAAAGACGGGACCAATGGCCCCCAAGCAGCCGCATTTCCCCCCCAAGGCCAAGCGCGTGGTCTACCTTTTTCAGGCGGGAGCGCCGAGCCATCTTGAACTGTTCGATAACAAGCCTGAACTGGCCAAATGGGATGGCAAATTGCCCCCTGCGGAACTACTTAAAGGCTACCGCGCGGCCTTTATTACGCCCAATAGCTCGCTCCTCGGACCAAAATTCAAATTTGCCAAGTATGGCCAGTCGGGGGCCGAACTGTCGGAGCTGTTGCCCCATACGGCTAAAATCGCCGACGAACTGTGCATTGTCAAATCGCTGGCCACGGACGCCTTTAACCATGCTCCCGCCCAGATCATGATGAACACCGGTTCCATGCAATTTGGGCGGCCCAGCATGGGATCGTGGGTGACGTATGGGTTAGGGACGGAAAACCAGGATTTGCCGGGGTTTGTGGTCTTTTCCACCGGTCAAAAAGGGACCAGCGGCGGGGCCAGCAATTATGGCTGCGGCTTTTTGCCCACCGTGTACCAGGGGGTGCCGTTCCGCGGGGTAGGGGACCCAGTTTTGTTTCTGTCCAATCCGGCGGGGATTGATCAGCAGACCCAGCGCGAGACGCTGGATGCGATAAAGCTACTCAACGAGGAACACCTGGCTAAACAGGGTGACCCTGAAATCGCCACGCGGATCAATTCGTATGAATTGGCCTACCGCATGCAGGGAATCGCGCCCGAGATCATGGACCTCAATCAAGAATCCAAGGAAACGCTCGAAATGTACGGCGCGGAGCCGGGCAAAATGTCGTATGCAAATTCGTGCCTGTTGGCGCGGCGACTGCTAGAACGGGGCGTGCGCTTTGTGCAGGTCTTTCATGAGGCCTGGGACCACCACGGTGGGTTGGTGGGGGGGCTTAAGGAACAGTGCGGCAACACCGATAAAGCGAGCGCCGCCCTGGTGGCCGACCTGAAACAGCGGGGACTACTGGATGACACGCTGGTGATTTGGGGAGGGGAATTTGGCCGCACGCCGATGAACCAAGGGGGGGCCGACGGCCGCGACCATCATCCCAACGCCTTTACCATGTGGTTTGCGGGGGGCGGCGTAAAAAAGGGGCACACCATCGGCGCGAGCGACGAATTTGGCTTTAACGCCGTCGAGGACCGCCTGCACGTGAATGACCTGCACGCGACGTTACTACACCTCTTGGGCTTTGACCACGAAAAACTGACGGTGCGCTTTCAGGGGTTGGACTTCCGCTTGACCGGCGTGCAGGGGGAAGTCATGAAAAAGATGATCGCGTAG
- a CDS encoding BMC domain-containing protein has protein sequence MAMVMEAIGMIETKGFIALVEASDAMMKAANVKFLGWDKVGSGLVTAFVTGDVAAVKAATDAGATAAGRIGDVVSVQVIPRPHEDLEVVLPVKVARSGGVE, from the coding sequence ATGGCAATGGTGATGGAAGCGATCGGCATGATCGAGACCAAAGGGTTTATCGCCCTGGTGGAAGCGAGCGATGCCATGATGAAGGCGGCCAACGTCAAGTTCCTGGGTTGGGACAAGGTTGGCAGCGGGTTGGTGACGGCGTTTGTGACGGGGGATGTCGCCGCGGTCAAGGCCGCCACCGACGCGGGAGCAACCGCCGCCGGTCGGATTGGCGATGTCGTTAGTGTGCAGGTGATTCCCCGCCCCCATGAAGACCTGGAAGTGGTGCTCCCCGTGAAAGTGGCCCGCAGTGGTGGCGTCGAGTAG
- a CDS encoding class II aldolase/adducin family protein — protein MANLQQLKEEICDIGRRIYNKGFAAGNDGNISFRLSEKEVLCTPTMISKGFMKPADLCIVDLEGNQISGQRKRSSEIRLHLTIMKARPEIKSVVHCHPPHATAFAVAREPIPQCVLPEVEVFLGDVPITKYETPGDQKFADTVLPYVHKSNVMILANHGTVSFGESVERAYWWTEILDAYCRILLLSKDLGHVNYLGEQKSRELIELKTKWGFKDARLTDGVENCDICANDVFRGSWAETGVSRKAFPAPEPISTRAAIGDGSQPSKVAAVANANAGIPVVSGPTGEQVAAAVAAATQNLGNARAGETPDQERLIQLITDRVMAALGK, from the coding sequence ATGGCGAATTTGCAACAACTCAAAGAAGAAATCTGCGACATCGGACGGCGCATTTACAACAAGGGCTTTGCCGCGGGGAATGACGGGAACATCAGCTTCCGTCTCAGCGAAAAGGAGGTCCTGTGCACGCCCACGATGATTTCCAAGGGATTCATGAAGCCGGCGGATTTATGCATTGTGGACCTGGAAGGGAACCAGATCTCGGGCCAGCGCAAGCGTTCCAGCGAAATCCGGCTGCACCTGACGATCATGAAGGCCCGCCCCGAGATCAAAAGCGTGGTTCACTGCCACCCGCCGCATGCCACGGCGTTTGCCGTCGCCCGCGAGCCGATTCCCCAATGCGTCCTGCCCGAGGTCGAGGTCTTCTTGGGCGATGTGCCGATCACCAAATACGAGACCCCCGGCGATCAAAAATTCGCCGACACTGTGCTCCCTTATGTTCATAAATCCAACGTGATGATCCTGGCCAACCACGGCACGGTCAGCTTTGGCGAATCGGTCGAACGGGCCTATTGGTGGACGGAAATTCTCGACGCTTATTGCCGGATTTTGCTGCTGAGCAAGGACCTGGGGCATGTGAATTACCTGGGTGAGCAAAAGTCGCGGGAATTGATCGAGCTGAAGACCAAGTGGGGATTCAAAGACGCGCGGCTAACCGATGGCGTGGAAAACTGCGATATCTGCGCGAATGACGTGTTTCGCGGCAGCTGGGCGGAGACGGGCGTTAGCCGCAAGGCGTTTCCCGCCCCCGAGCCAATCTCCACCCGCGCGGCCATCGGTGATGGCAGCCAGCCGAGTAAAGTTGCCGCCGTGGCGAATGCGAACGCGGGAATTCCCGTGGTTTCCGGTCCCACCGGTGAGCAGGTCGCGGCGGCGGTGGCCGCGGCAACCCAAAATTTGGGCAACGCGCGTGCCGGCGAAACACCCGATCAGGAACGATTGATCCAGTTGATTACCGATCGGGTGATGGCGGCGTTAGGGAAGTAG
- a CDS encoding EutN/CcmL family microcompartment protein — translation MQLATVIGHATATLKHPSMHGWKLLLVQPFMKDGQTPDGDVLLAVDHLGAGRGERVIITSDGAGTRALMKSDTTPVRWSVTGIADQASGEN, via the coding sequence ATGCAACTGGCCACGGTTATCGGACACGCGACAGCCACCCTCAAGCATCCTTCGATGCATGGGTGGAAGCTATTGCTGGTCCAACCTTTTATGAAGGATGGCCAGACACCGGATGGAGATGTACTCTTGGCGGTGGACCATTTGGGAGCGGGGCGCGGGGAACGAGTGATTATTACCAGCGACGGGGCGGGGACCCGAGCCTTGATGAAATCCGACACCACTCCCGTCCGGTGGAGTGTCACGGGGATCGCCGATCAAGCAAGCGGCGAAAATTAA
- a CDS encoding BMC domain-containing protein — MNTAIGLIETKGLVALVEATDAMAKAANVQIVKRVSIGGAYVTTVVTGDVGSVRAAVEAGAAAASQVGDLVGSHIIPRPAEGLAAAYFS, encoded by the coding sequence ATGAATACAGCGATTGGACTGATTGAAACCAAAGGCCTGGTGGCCTTGGTGGAAGCGACCGATGCGATGGCCAAGGCGGCCAACGTGCAAATTGTGAAACGTGTTTCCATCGGCGGCGCGTATGTCACGACCGTGGTGACCGGCGATGTCGGCAGCGTGCGAGCGGCGGTGGAAGCGGGGGCTGCGGCCGCCTCGCAGGTGGGAGATCTAGTGGGGAGCCATATTATTCCCCGTCCGGCCGAAGGCCTAGCCGCGGCTTACTTTAGCTAA
- a CDS encoding DeoR/GlpR family DNA-binding transcription regulator, producing MLELAGGGCVLAEERRNRLIELVRQRGFASLPALVEALAVSESTIRRDLDYLEEFGTMRRTHGGVFYTGQAPLLPHFIESQPANWDQKQAIARRAVELVQEGDSVLLDGGTTTYEVARLLVGRNLQIVTNSLPVANLFTASASTELIFLGGYIDHRSGVAMGPYTNEMLGQLNVSKTIMSVAAVHDRGFYNSNVLLVETERTMMRAADQVIIVADSSKFGRRSLQLLGPLADADHLVVDAELSPKWREKLAAAQVRVSLAASAGKNQTAEGNSAHQETGGSAGLTLSQNTSSIPGGNATTLSE from the coding sequence TTGTTAGAGTTAGCCGGGGGAGGTTGTGTGCTAGCCGAGGAGCGCCGAAATCGATTGATCGAACTGGTCCGCCAGCGGGGATTTGCCTCGTTGCCGGCGCTAGTGGAGGCATTGGCGGTGTCGGAATCGACCATCCGCCGCGATCTGGATTATTTGGAAGAGTTCGGCACGATGCGGCGGACGCATGGGGGAGTCTTTTATACCGGCCAGGCGCCATTGCTGCCCCACTTTATTGAAAGCCAACCCGCCAATTGGGACCAAAAGCAGGCAATCGCCCGGCGGGCGGTGGAACTGGTGCAGGAGGGGGACTCCGTCCTCTTGGACGGGGGGACCACCACGTACGAGGTGGCGCGATTATTAGTTGGGCGGAATTTGCAGATTGTGACCAACTCCTTGCCCGTGGCAAATTTATTTACCGCCAGCGCCAGCACGGAACTGATTTTTTTGGGGGGGTACATCGATCACCGTTCCGGCGTGGCGATGGGGCCATATACCAATGAAATGCTCGGCCAGTTGAATGTCAGTAAAACAATCATGAGCGTCGCCGCGGTCCATGACCGGGGATTTTATAACAGCAATGTCCTGTTGGTGGAAACCGAACGGACGATGATGCGGGCCGCGGACCAGGTGATTATTGTCGCGGATAGCAGCAAGTTTGGCCGCCGCAGTTTGCAGTTACTGGGGCCGTTGGCGGATGCGGATCATTTGGTGGTCGATGCCGAATTGTCCCCCAAGTGGCGGGAAAAATTGGCCGCCGCGCAGGTGCGGGTTAGTCTGGCGGCCAGTGCGGGCAAAAATCAGACCGCGGAGGGTAACTCCGCCCACCAGGAAACTGGCGGCTCGGCGGGCCTTACTCTATCGCAAAACACATCAAGCATACCGGGTGGTAACGCGACAACTTTGTCGGAATAG
- a CDS encoding acetate/propionate family kinase, which translates to MKILVANLGSTSFKYRLFDMADERQLARGGVERIGSASSRCFVEINGQKRELTAVVPDHAVAVKACLEQLTDPDGGCLQSADQVAAIGFKAVHGGKYSGVQRVNPGVLAAMEQMNPVAPAHNPPYIAAMRLLSEKLPGLPLVAAFETGFHQTIPDRLRLYQVPHAWATDYHVRRWGFHGASHRYIAGRVAKLLGRTDLRVISCHLGGSNSLCAIRAGHSVATSMGMSPQTGLPHNNRTGDFDPFALPVVMAASGKTLEQVLDDLAERSGLLGLSGVSGDVRDLESAAAAGNARAQLALDAFVTAIRQYLGAYLVELGGADAIVFTGGIGENSAAIRAGVCANLSELGIELDAAANNAATGEVCVSTSSSRTQIWIMPTNEELVVARQAYALLTEQSTTAD; encoded by the coding sequence ATGAAAATCCTGGTGGCAAACCTGGGCTCGACCAGCTTTAAGTATCGCCTGTTTGACATGGCGGACGAACGGCAATTGGCCCGGGGGGGGGTGGAGCGGATCGGCAGCGCCAGCAGCCGCTGCTTTGTGGAGATCAACGGCCAAAAGCGCGAGCTGACGGCGGTGGTTCCCGATCATGCGGTGGCGGTCAAGGCCTGTTTAGAGCAATTGACGGATCCCGACGGTGGATGTTTACAGTCCGCCGACCAAGTCGCGGCGATTGGCTTTAAGGCCGTGCATGGCGGAAAGTATAGCGGTGTGCAGCGGGTCAATCCCGGAGTACTGGCGGCGATGGAACAGATGAATCCCGTCGCCCCCGCACATAACCCTCCCTACATTGCGGCCATGCGGCTACTGAGCGAGAAACTGCCGGGATTACCCCTGGTGGCGGCGTTTGAGACTGGCTTTCACCAGACAATTCCCGATCGATTGCGGTTGTACCAGGTCCCCCATGCTTGGGCCACCGACTATCACGTGCGACGTTGGGGATTTCATGGCGCTAGTCACCGCTATATTGCGGGGCGGGTGGCGAAATTGCTGGGCAGGACGGATTTGCGGGTGATTTCGTGCCACTTGGGTGGGTCCAACTCGCTTTGTGCGATCCGGGCTGGCCATAGCGTGGCGACCAGTATGGGAATGAGTCCGCAGACCGGGCTGCCGCACAATAACCGCACGGGTGATTTTGATCCGTTTGCCTTGCCAGTGGTAATGGCGGCATCGGGAAAAACGCTGGAGCAGGTCTTGGATGATCTGGCCGAGCGGAGCGGACTGTTGGGACTGAGCGGGGTGAGCGGTGACGTGCGCGACCTAGAAAGTGCCGCCGCGGCGGGGAACGCGCGGGCGCAATTGGCGCTGGACGCGTTTGTTACCGCTATTCGCCAGTACCTGGGGGCGTATTTGGTGGAACTGGGGGGGGCGGATGCGATTGTGTTTACCGGGGGCATCGGTGAAAACAGCGCGGCGATCCGCGCGGGCGTGTGCGCGAATTTGTCAGAGCTAGGCATCGAGTTGGATGCGGCGGCCAATAACGCCGCCACGGGTGAAGTTTGCGTTAGCACGTCCAGCTCGCGCACACAGATTTGGATCATGCCAACGAATGAAGAACTGGTTGTCGCGCGGCAGGCGTACGCCCTGCTGACTGAACAATCCACTACAGCGGATTAG
- a CDS encoding GNAT family N-acetyltransferase: MPPILHLEKILNSPPEDAFAISREHSAGFTPRHYRDSADILPWLRLRTLAFAKERPGLAQWTERDFEREFLAKPWWSPTRMWLVEDFTPGGGAPVLVGAVCLAERGATTHDPLPGQSISGGGMIPDARSAPGGGDAVLPLSVIHWLMVHPGYRRRGLGEWLIHVLEQAVWDSGGRTIHLETHAGWSAAVRLYTRLGYSPVASTSGAG, translated from the coding sequence ATGCCCCCAATCTTGCACCTCGAAAAAATTTTAAACTCGCCACCGGAAGATGCTTTCGCAATATCGCGAGAACACTCTGCTGGATTTACCCCGCGCCACTACCGCGACTCAGCCGACATCCTTCCTTGGCTGCGTCTGCGCACACTCGCCTTTGCGAAGGAGCGTCCCGGACTGGCCCAATGGACCGAACGGGACTTTGAACGCGAGTTTTTGGCCAAGCCCTGGTGGTCGCCCACGCGAATGTGGCTAGTTGAGGATTTTACCCCGGGGGGCGGCGCGCCGGTCCTGGTCGGGGCGGTCTGCCTGGCTGAGCGCGGGGCAACCACCCATGATCCGCTACCGGGGCAGTCTATATCCGGCGGCGGTATGATACCGGATGCGCGTTCTGCCCCCGGCGGGGGTGATGCCGTTTTGCCGCTTTCCGTCATCCATTGGCTGATGGTCCATCCCGGTTATCGCCGCCGGGGGCTGGGCGAATGGCTCATCCACGTGCTGGAACAGGCTGTTTGGGATTCCGGCGGCAGGACGATCCACTTGGAAACCCATGCTGGCTGGTCCGCCGCCGTCCGGCTCTATACACGGCTGGGTTATAGCCCTGTGGCATCAACCAGCGGTGCCGGATAG
- the pduL gene encoding phosphate propanoyltransferase, with translation MQPAIDRTWVERIVRDVVRGQTGAKASNQQHNAAIHLQSASSGQPNLVVSISARHCHLTDEHVEILFGRGAKLTPHKMLYQDGFFAAEQTVMLVGPNKRKMLPTVRVLGPTRPASQVELAFTDAISLGIEIPVRASGKITGTPGCILVGPAGVVELHEGVIRAERHVHMNLQHAAYYGVKNGDRMHLRITSGSCSAVLEDLLVRADQTSKLEVHIDTDEGNAVDLDHATKVELFRRN, from the coding sequence ATCCAACCTGCCATCGACCGTACTTGGGTGGAACGCATCGTTCGTGATGTGGTGCGCGGCCAGACGGGGGCGAAGGCCTCAAATCAGCAACATAACGCCGCAATTCATTTGCAATCCGCAAGTTCCGGGCAGCCGAATTTGGTCGTCAGCATTTCCGCCCGGCATTGCCATTTAACAGATGAACATGTGGAGATTTTGTTTGGCCGCGGGGCAAAATTGACCCCGCATAAAATGCTATATCAGGATGGCTTTTTTGCCGCGGAGCAAACCGTCATGCTGGTCGGCCCGAATAAGCGCAAGATGCTTCCCACGGTGCGGGTATTGGGACCGACCCGTCCCGCCAGCCAGGTCGAGCTGGCCTTTACCGACGCGATCTCCCTGGGGATTGAAATTCCTGTGCGGGCCAGCGGCAAAATTACCGGCACCCCAGGCTGCATCCTGGTCGGTCCCGCCGGGGTGGTGGAACTGCATGAAGGCGTCATCCGCGCTGAACGGCATGTGCATATGAATCTGCAACACGCCGCGTACTACGGCGTAAAAAACGGAGATCGCATGCATTTGCGGATCACATCCGGCAGTTGCTCGGCGGTGCTGGAGGATCTGTTGGTTCGCGCCGACCAGACCAGCAAGCTAGAGGTGCACATTGATACCGACGAAGGAAACGCGGTCGATCTGGATCACGCGACCAAAGTGGAGCTATTTCGCCGAAATTAA